A stretch of DNA from Arthrobacter jiangjiafuii:
AAATGATTAGTGGCGAACGGGTGAGTAACACGTGAGTAACCTGCCCTTAACTTCGGGATAAGCCTGGGAAACCGGGTCTAATACCGGATACAACGGACCACCGCATGGCGGTCCGTGGAAAGCTTTATGCGGTTTTGGATGGACTCGCGGCCTATCAGCTAGTTGGTTGGGGTAATGGCCCACCAAGGCGACGACGGGTAGCCGGCCTGAGAGGGTGACCGGCCACACTGGGACTGAGACACGGCCCAGACTCCTACGGGAGGCAGCAGTGGGGAATATTGCACAATGGGCGAAAGCCTGATGCAGCGACGCCGCGTGAGGGACGAAGGCCTTCGGGTTGTAAACCTCTTTCAGTAGGGAAGAAGCGAAAGTGACGGTACCTGCAGAAGAAGCGCCGGCTAACTACGTGCCAGCAGCCGCGGTAATACGTAGGGCGCAAGCGTTATCCGGAATTATTGGGCGTAAAGAGCTCGTAGGCGGTTTGTCGCGTCTGCTGTGAAAGCCCGGGGCTCAACCCCGGGTCTGCAGTGGGTACGGGCAGACTAGAGTGATGTAGGGGAGACTGGAATTCCTGGTGTAGCGGTGAAATGCGCAGATATCAGGAGGAACACCGATGGCGAAGGCAGGTCTCTGGGCATTAACTGACGCTGAGGAGCGAAAGCATGGGGAGCGAACAGGATTAGATACCCTGGTAGTCCATGCCGTAAACGTTGGGCACTAGGTGTGGGGGACATTCCACGTTTTCCGCGCCGTAGCTAACGCATTAAGTGCCCCGCCTGGGGAGTACGGCCGCAAGGCTAAAACTCAAAGGAATTGACGGGGGCCCGCACAAGCGGCGGAGCATGCGGATTAATTCGATGCAACGCGAAGAACCTTACCAAGACTTGACATGAACCGGAAAGGCCTGGAAACAGGTCCCCCACTTGTGGCCGGTTTACAGGTGGTGCATGGTTGTCGTCAGCTCGTGTCGTGAGATGTTGGGTTAAGTCCCGCAACGAGCGCAACCCTCGTTCTATGTTGCCAGCGCGTTATGGCGGGGACTCATAGGAGACTGCCGGGGTCAACTCGGAGGAAGGTGGGGACGACGTCAAATCATCATGCCCCTTATGTCTTGGGCTTCACGCATGCTACAATGGCCGGTACAAAGGGTTGCGATACTGTGAGGTGGAGCTAATCCCAAAAAGCCGGTCTCAGTTCGGATTGAGGTCTGCAACTCGACCTCATGAAGTTGGAGTCGCTAGTAATCGCAGATCAGCAACGCTGCGGTGAATACGTTCCCGGGCCTTGTACACACCGCCCGTCAAGTCACGAAAGTTGGTAACACCCGAAGCCGGTGGCCTAACCCCTTGTGGGAGGGAGCCGTCGAAGGTGGGACCGGCGATTGGGACTAAGTCGTAACAAGGTAGCCGTACCGGAAGGTGCGGCTGGATCACCTCCTTTCTAAGGAGCACCTCAAGGTCTGCGTCCTTCCACAGTGTTGGATGTGGTTCTTGCAGGAGATGCCCATATCGGAGACATATGTTCTCCGGTGGGTGCTCAAGGGTGGAATATCAATAAGCAGGTGCCCGGCGTTGAGCCTGGCAGCATCAGTACGTTTCATCCTTCGGGGTGGGACTGGAAAACGCTGCCGGTGTCTCGAGTACCGGGTTTTTCCGTTTGGCACACTGTTGGGTCCTGAGACAACAGGACCGAAGAATTCAAGCCTTTACAGGTCTGGAGGGACACGGTTTCGTGTTGTTTCTGATTGTTCCTGCGCAGGTCCAATGCTTCCACGGTGAATACGTGGTGGTGGCGGGGTGTGACGGGGTTGTTGTTTGAGAACTACATAGTGGACGCGAGCATCTTAAATTATTAAGTGCAATTTCAGATAAACCTGGTGACCGGTTTTACCGGTTTCCATGGTTTTCTCGATAGCGATAATATATTGATCTTTGTGGTCAAGTTTTTAAGGGCACACGGTGGATGCCTTGGCATCAGGAGCCGAAGAAGGACGTAGAATCTGCGATAAGCCTGGGGGAGTTGATAACCGAGCGTTGATCCCAGGATGTCCGAATGGGGAAACCCCGCCGGCGCGCGAGTGACCGGGTGACCCGCATCTGAACACATAGGGTGCGTGGAGGGAACGTGGGGAAGTGAAACATCTCAGTACCCACAGGAAGAGAAAACAACAGTGATTCCGTTAGTAGTGGCGAGCGAACGCGGAAGAGGCTAAACCAGTGGTGTGTGATAGCCGGCGGGCGTTGCATCACTGGGGTTGCGGGACTTTCCGTACCGATTCTGCCGGATTGGTGAAGTGAGTGCAGATGCATAGGTGAACTGGTTTGAAAGCCAGGCCGTAGAGGGTGTTAGCCCCGTAACCGGAATGTATGCTGCCGCTTGGAGAGGATCCCAAGTAGCACGGGGCCCGAGAAATCCCGTGCGAATCTGCCAGGACCACCTGGTAAGCCTAAATACTCCCTGATGACCGATAGCGGACAAGTACCGTGAGGGAAAGGTGAAAAGTACCCCGGGAGGGGAGTGAAACAGTACCTGAAACCGTGTGCCTACAATCCGTTGGAGCAGGGCAGTGCCACTTGTGGTGCTGTGCTTGTGACAGCGTGCCTTTTGAAGAATGAGCCTGCGAGTTAGTGTTACGTCGCGAGGTTAACCCGTGAGGGGAAGCCGTAGCGAAAGCGAGTCTGAATAGGGCGATGCAGTGGCGTGATCTAGACCCGAAGCGGAGTGATCTACCCATGGCCAGGTTGAAGCGCGTGTAAGAGCGCGTGGAGGACCGAACCCACTTCAGTTGAAAATGGAGGGGATGAGCTGTGGGTAGGGGTGAAAGGCCAATCAAACTCCGTGATAGCTGGTTCTCCCCGAAATGCATTTAGGTGCAGCGTTGCGTGTTTCTTACCGGAGGTAGAGCTACTGGATGGCTAATGGGCCCTACAAGGTTACTGACGTCAGCCAAACTCCGAATGCCGGTAAGTCAGAGCGCAGCAGTGAGACTGTGGGGGATAAGCTTCATAGTCGAGAGGGAAACAGCCCAGACCACCAACTAAGGCCCCTAAGCGTGTGCTAAGTGGGAAAGGATGTGGAGTTGCGAAGACAACCAGGAGGTTGGCTTAGAAGCAGCCATCCTTGAAAGAGTGCGTAATAGCTCACTGGTCAAGTGATTCCGCGCCGACAATGTAGCGGGGCTCAAGTACACCGCCGAAGTTGTGGCATTCAAATATTAGCCAAGCGGATGGTTTATCCATTTTCGTTCAAGCGTTTGGATGGGTAGGGGAGCGTCGTGTGGGCAGTGAAGTCGCGGTGTAAACCAGCGGTGGAGCCTACACGAGTGAGAATGCAGGCATGAGTAGCGAAAGACGGGTGAGAAACCCGTCCGCCGAATGATCAAGGGTTCCAGGGTCAAGCTAATCTGCCCTGGGTAAGTCGGGACCTAAGGCGAGGCCGACAGGCGTAGTCGATGGACAACGGGTTGATATTCCCGTACCGGCGAAAAACCGCCAATACCAAGCGGGGGATACTAACCGCCCAATACCTGACCGGCCGCCCTTGTGGCGACCCGGTTTTTGGTGGAGCGCGGGACCTGATCCTGGGAGGTAAGCGTATTAACAGGTGTGACGCAGGAAGGTAGCCGGGCCGGGCGATGGTTGTCCTGGTCTAAGGATGTAGGGTCAGCGATAGGTAAATCCGTTGCTGTGTCTTTGATGACGATACCTGAGATCTGATGGGACCCACTTTGGTGGGAATCCGGTGATCCTATGCTGCCTAGAAAAGCATCGGCGCGAGGTTTTAGCCGCCGTACCCCAAACCGACACAGGTGATCAGGTAGAGAATACTAAGGCGATCGAGAGAATTATGGTTAAGGAACTCGGCAAAATGCCCCCGTAACTTCGGGAGAAGGGGGGCCCCAACCTTGAAGGACACAAGCTGTCCGGAGGGGATCAGGGCCGCAGAGACCAGGGGGAAGCGACTGTTTACTAAAAACACAGGTCCGTGCGAAGTCGCAAGACGATGTATACGGACTGACTCCTGCCCGGTGCTGGAAGGTTAAGAGGACCGGTTAGCCCTTACGGGCGAAGCTGGGAATTTAAGCCCCAGTAAACGGCGGTGGTAACTATAACCATCCTAAGGTAGCGAAATTCCTTGTCGGGTAAGTTCCGACCTGCACGAATGGAGTAACGACTTCCCCGCTGTCTCAACCATAAACTCGGCGAAATTGCAGTACGAGTAAAGATGCTCGTTACGCGCAGCAGGACGGAAAGACCCCGAGACCTTTACTATAGTTTGGTATTGATATTCGGTGTGGCTTGTGTAGGATAGGTGGGAGACTGTGAGACCCGGACGCCAGTTCGGGTGGAGTCATCGTTGAAATACCACTCTGGTCATACTGGATATCTAACTTCGGCCCGTAATCCGGGTCAGGGACAGTGCCTGATGGGTAGTTTAACTGGGGCGGTTGCCTCCTAAAGAGTAACGGAGGCGCCCAAAGGTTCCCTCAGCCTGGTTGGCAATCAGGTGGCGAGTGTAAGTGCACAAGGGAGCTTGACTGTGAGAGAGACATCTCAAGCAGGGACGAAAGTCGGACTAGTGATCCGGCGGTACATTGTGGAATGGCCGTCGCTCAACGGATAAAAGGTACCTCGGGGATAACAGGCTGATCTTGCCCAAGAGTCCATATCGACGGCATGGTTTGGCACCTCGATGTCGGCTCGCTCGCATCCTGGGGCTGGAGTAGGTCCCAAGGGTTGGGCTGTTCGCCCATTAAAGCGGTACGCGAGCTGGGTTTAGAACGTCGTGAGACAGTTCGGTCCCTATCCGCTGCGCGCGCAGGAAATTTGAGAAGGGCTGTCCTTAGTACGAGAGGACCGGGACGGACGAACCTCTGGTGTGTCAGTTGTACTGCCAAGTGCACCGCTGATTAGCTACGTTCGGATGGGATAACCGCTGAAAGCATCTAAGCGGGAAGCCCGCTTCGAGATGAGATTTCCATACACCTTGTGTGTGAGAGGCCCCCAGCCAGACCACTGGGTTGATAGGCCGGATGTGGAAGCGGGGACTAAAGACCCGTGAAGCTGACCGGTACTAATAGGCCGATAACTTACACCACAACCTCACCTGGACGGACACGACTTCAAACGGTCCGTCAAAGTATAAAGGGTGTTGTTAGATCATGTGCTGCTTGCGTCCACTATGTGGTTCCCGGATAACAAACCCGTGTGGTTTGTCACCGTGGAACCGGCATCAACCGTCTCTTAACAGGGACGTGCGTGCCGTATAATTACAGTTATAACTTCGCTTTGAAACACGCCTGGTTTAGGCTTTGTGTGTTTTGTTGTGACCATTGATTTCCCCTCACCCAGGTTTGTTATGGGTGGTGTGGGTGGAAGGGTTACGGCGGTCATAGCGTGGGGGAAACGCCCGGTCCCATTCCGAACCCGGAAGCTAAGACCCACAGCGCCGATGGTACTGCATCCGGGAGGATGTGGGAGAGTAGGTCACCGCCGGACATATTTTATGTTCAGAGGCTGAGGTCCGTACCAGTGAGGTACGGACCTCAGCTGTTTAACCCGGTGGAGAAAGTACTGGTTGTTCAGAGGCGTGGGGCCCCGCATTCGTGTGGGGCCCCACGTGTTTAACCAGCTGTCTAACCAGATGTTGCCTCGCGGCTAGGCTTGGAAGATGAACTCCTCCCTCTTTTCCCACGCCGAGCAGCCCGAGCCGTCCCGGGAGGCTGCTACGGTCGCTGACATCGTCCTCGAGCGGGTGGTGCCCCGCGAGCTGCACGAGGCGTTCAACGGATTCATCGAGTACATCCACCTCTGGTGGCCGCAGGAGTACACGGAGTACGGGGAAGACACGCACCCGGCATTCGAGGCCGGCGCCCTTACGGAAACAGGTGCTGACGGACAGGTCTCTCTGTGGGCCACTGTCACTTCGAAGGTGCAGGACGCCGAACTGGTTTTGGATTGGGTGGCGGCCCAGAATCCGCAGACCCCAAGCGAGGTGCGCATCAGCTTTGTTCCGGTCACGGACAGTGAAACCCGTGTCAGCCTCACGCACACCGGGCTGGGCCGGGTAGCCGAACCGGTGGAGACCGCGCTCGGCTTCTCGGCCTCTTGGCCTGTGATCCTGGACCGCTACGCGCGTTTCATGGGTGCCAGATAGTTTCCACCGGGGTCGAAGCATTTCGGGAATTCGATAAGCCGCACAACGGTTCGGTAGCATCCAGTTATGACCGCCGACACGCTGCTGGACCTTGCCCGTTCCCTGCCTGACATCGAAATGGACAGTTCCGCAGCCATCCGGGCAGCCTATGGCAGCGACCAGGGTCCGGTCCTGGAGCAGATGAGTCCGCTGGCCGTCCTCTGGGCACGCTCCGTCGAGGAGGTGCAGGAAATCCTGCGGTGGGCCTCACGCACAGGCACAACGGTTGTGCCTCGTGGTGCAGGAACCGGAGTCTCTGGCGGAGCTCACGCCACCGCCGGCTGCATAGTGCTCAGCCTGGAACGGATGAACAGGATCCTCGAGATCCGCCCCGATGACGAACTGGCAGTGGTGGAGCCGGGGGTCATTAACGCTGATCTGAACAAGGCCGCCGGTGAGCATGGACTCATGTATGCGCCTGACCCGGCCAGCTACCGCATCTCCACCGTGGGTGGCAACGTGGCCACCAACGCGGGCGGCCTGCGTTGCGCCAAATATGGCGTCACCCGTGATTCGGTCCTGGCCTTGGATGTTGTCCTGGCCGACGGCACGCTGGTGAGCACCGGACACCAGACCTTCAAGGGCGTAGCAGGGTATGACCTGACTGCGTTGTTTACCGGCTCGGAGGGAACCCTCGGCATCGTTGTCGGCATCACCGTGCGGCTGCGCTACCAACCGGTGAAGACCTGCACCGTGGCCGGTTTCTTTCCGGACATCGAGAGCGCCGCCGCCGGAGTCCTTGCCGTGGGCCGGGCACGGGTGCAGCCGGCGATTATGGAACTGCTCGACGGGCCGACCATGGCCGCACTGGACGCCGTCCACGGCTCTGACCTCCGAAGCCGTGGGGGAGCGCTGCTGCTGATCCAGACCGATGGATACGGTGCCGAGGCAGAAGCCGCCGTGGTGCGCGCGGCGTTGGCTGCGCTGGGCGGAACAGTGAGCCTGGAAGACAACGAAGAAGCGCTGGCGCTGGTGGACCTGCGCCGGCACAGCCGCGGCGATGCGGTGCATACAGAGGTCCGCGTCGGCGAGGACGTGGCGGTGCCGCGCTCAGGCCTGGTGACCTACATTGCCGAGTTGAACCGGATGGCCGGCAGGCACCAGGTGCGGCTCAAGGTGGTGGCGCACGCCGGGGACGGCAATGTGCATCCCACGTTTTGGGTCGATGCGGCAGAGGGCAGCGCCGGCGTCGAGCGTCTGGACGCTGCCCTGGACGAATCCATCAGCGTGGCCCTTGCGATGGGCGGCACCATCACCGGTGAACACGGCGTGGGCCAGTTCAAACTCCGCTGGCTGGGCCAGGAGCAGCAGGCCGAGGTCCAGGAGCTGCAGCGCCAGATCAAATCGGTGTTCGATCCGGCCGGAATCCTGAACCCCGGCAAAGCCATCCTGCCTTAGCTAATCCAGCTGCAGCCAGACCGTTCTGTTGGGACGCAGCCGGGTGCCCTCAAGGGCCGACGGCGCGCTCACGGCCAGGACCGGGAGCTCCGGAAGCTGCACCGGTGCTTCACCCATGTTCATGGCGACCAAGACGTTGCCGTTGACGAACGCCACCAGCCCTTCGTCGTCGTGCTCCGGCCACCAGGCCAGGGACCCGGCGCCCAGGCCGCGCCCCCGCCGCACCGACAGGGCAGAGCGGTACATGTTCAGCGGTGAGAACGGATCCTGGCGCTCGATGTCCCGGGAATGTCGGCCCCAGAACCCAGGCTGGGGCAGCCAGCTCCTGCCAGTCGAGCTGAACCCAAAGGAGGGCTCGTTCACGCGCCACGGCAGCGGGACGCGGCTGCCGTCCCGGCCCACACGCAGACCAGCCGTGCGGTGGTATGTGGGGTCCTGCCGGAACTCGTCGGGCAGCAGGGTGTGGTCGGGCAGCCCGAGTTCTTCGCCCTGGTACAGATAGACACCTCCGGGAAGGCCGAGCATCAGCATGGTCGCGGCCCGGGCCCGGTCAGCCCCCAGCAGGTAATCCGGCTGGCTGTCGCGGGGGCCGATACCGTCGCCGCTGCGCAGGTTGTTCGCTTCCAGGCCGAAGCGGGAAACATGCCGGACGACGTCGTGGTTGGACAGCACCCAGGTGGTGGGCGCCCCCACCCGGTCAAAGGCCCGCAGCGAGGAATCAATGATCCGGCGCAGCTCCCGGGGTTCCCACGGATGGTTCAGGTACGCGAAGTTAAAGGCCTGCTGCATCTCATCGGAGCGGACCCAGTCGGTGATCCGGTCCACGGGATCGACGTTCGCTTCGGCGCACAGCACGCGGTCGCCGTCGTACTCGTCCAGGAGCTTGCGCCAGGACCGGAAAATATCGTGGATCTCCGCCTGGCCGAACATGGGGGCGGCGGAGCCGGGGAAGCCTACGGATGATGCGCCGTCGGCCGTGCCGCCCCAGTCCGGCAGGCCCGACTTCTTGATCAGGGCATGGGCGACATCCACTCGGAAGCCACCCACCCCGCGGTCGAGCCAGAAGCGGAGGATCCGTTCAAACTCCTCGCGGACCGCCGGGTTGTCCCAGTTGAAATCCGGCTGGGAGGAATCGAACAGATGCAGGTACCACTGGCCATCCGTGCCGTCCGGGTTGGGGACGCGGGTCCAGGCCGGGCCGCCGAAGTGGGACTGCCAGTTGTTCGGCGGCAGCTCCCCGTTGGCACCGCGTCCGTCCCGGAAGATGAACATGTCCCGTGCCGGAGTGCCGGGTTCGGCCGCCAGCGCCGCCTGGAAGAGGGGGTGCTGGTCGGAGCAGTGGTTGGGAACCAGGTCCACGATGACCCGGATTCCGTACTCGGCAGCGCGGGCAACCAGTGCGTCGAAATCATCGAGCGTACCGAAGATCGGATCTACGGAGCAGTAGTCGGCGACGTCGTAACCGGCATCCTTCTGCGGAGACTTATAGAACGGCGAGAGCCAGATGGCATCGATCGCCAGCTCGGCCAGCGCGGGAATCTCGGCGGTGATGCCGGGAAGGTCACCGACGCCGTCGCCGCGCAGGTCCCGGAAGGACCGCGGGTAGATCTGGTAAATAACCGAGGAACGCCACCATTCGCGGCCGGGCGGGGCTGGGTGGACCGGGATGGTGCGCAGGTCGTGTCGGACGCGGGGTACAGCTGGTGTGGACATATTGGGGTTGAAATCCTCCTGTCGAATGGTCTCTGCTGAGGGGGCCGAAAGCGCGGGCTACCCGTCCGTCATCTGGTCAGGTCCCGCGCCGGACTCGAGGATCTTCATGGTCCGGGTATCGGCGGTGAGCAGGATGGCTGCCTCGTCGCGGCGGTGCCGGAGCACGGTGTCCATATAGGACTGGACCGCTTCGGCCATGGGAACATTGCGGTTTTCCTTTTCCGACATGTACCAGCGGTGCTCGAGCACCTCGTGCACCACTTCGGCCTGCTCCAGCTTGCTGCCCAGCTCCCGCGGCACCGCCTTCACGATCGGCTCGAACACCTGGGTGACCCACAGATGGGCGCTCAATTCCTCGTCCAGGTCAGGGTTGTTGTCTGCCCGGTAGGAGTCCATGTCGTTGAGCAGGCGGCGGGCCTGGTTCTCCTGGGCATCCAGGCCGGTCAGGCCCAGGAGGCGGCGCTGGTGGTGGCCGGCGTCGACCACTTTGGGCTGCAGCTGGACCTGGCTGCCGTCCGCGGTGCTCTTGATGGTGAGCTCGTCGACGTCGAACCCGAGGTCGTTGAGGCGGCGGATGCGGGCGTTGACGCGCCAGCGCTCACCGAGTTCAAAGGACTCCTTCTCGGTGAGTTCGGCCCAGAGATTGCGGTAGCTGTCCATGATCCGTTCACTGGTCGCCAGCGGATCCACACTGTCCTCGATCAGGCCGCCCTCGGCAAGGTCCATCAACTCCCCGGCAATGTTCACGCGGGCGATTTCGAGGTCATACTCACGCTGGCCGCGGGACAACTCCGGGTAGAGTTCCCCGGTTTCAGCGTCCACGAGGTACGCGGCGAAGGCGCCGGCATCACGCCGGAACAGGGTGTTGGACAGGGAGACATCGCCCCAGTAGAACCCGGCCAGATGCAGGCGGACCAGCAGCAGTGCCTGGGCGTCAATGAGGCGGGTGAGGGTGACCTCGCGCAGGGTCTGGGAGAAGACGGCCCGGTATGGCAGCGAGAAGCGCAGGTGTTTGGTCACGAGGACCGGCTGCAGCTCGTCGCCGTTCGCGTCGTGGCGGCCGCTGATGACAGCCACCGGGGCCACCGAGGGGACATTGAGCCGGCGCAGCTTGCGCAGCATGTGGTATTCCTGCCGGGCCACGTGTTCGCTGGTTTCCTTGATGGCTATCAGCGAATCGCCCATCCGGGCAAAGCGGACCACATGGCGGGAAATGCCGCGGGGCAGGGCTGCGAGGTTGTCCTTCGGCCAGTCCTCCAGCGGCAAATCCCAGGGCAGGTCCAGTAGGGCAGGATCCATCGACGCCGCCGTGATGTTCAGGGAGGCGAGGGATTTTTCCGTTGAGGAGCTGCGGGTCCGGGGCAGCTTCCCGGGCTGGTCCCAATCCGTGGGCTCATCCAGCCATTGTGCGCCTGCAGGTTCGGTCATAAGCACGCCCTTAGTCGAACGTTAATCCGTTTAAACAGCGAATGCGGTGGCCCCTTTATTCCAGTCTAGGACAGGCGGGGGGCCACCG
This window harbors:
- a CDS encoding SRPBCC domain-containing protein → MNSSLFSHAEQPEPSREAATVADIVLERVVPRELHEAFNGFIEYIHLWWPQEYTEYGEDTHPAFEAGALTETGADGQVSLWATVTSKVQDAELVLDWVAAQNPQTPSEVRISFVPVTDSETRVSLTHTGLGRVAEPVETALGFSASWPVILDRYARFMGAR
- a CDS encoding FAD-binding oxidoreductase encodes the protein MTADTLLDLARSLPDIEMDSSAAIRAAYGSDQGPVLEQMSPLAVLWARSVEEVQEILRWASRTGTTVVPRGAGTGVSGGAHATAGCIVLSLERMNRILEIRPDDELAVVEPGVINADLNKAAGEHGLMYAPDPASYRISTVGGNVATNAGGLRCAKYGVTRDSVLALDVVLADGTLVSTGHQTFKGVAGYDLTALFTGSEGTLGIVVGITVRLRYQPVKTCTVAGFFPDIESAAAGVLAVGRARVQPAIMELLDGPTMAALDAVHGSDLRSRGGALLLIQTDGYGAEAEAAVVRAALAALGGTVSLEDNEEALALVDLRRHSRGDAVHTEVRVGEDVAVPRSGLVTYIAELNRMAGRHQVRLKVVAHAGDGNVHPTFWVDAAEGSAGVERLDAALDESISVALAMGGTITGEHGVGQFKLRWLGQEQQAEVQELQRQIKSVFDPAGILNPGKAILP
- a CDS encoding glycoside hydrolase family 13 protein: MSTPAVPRVRHDLRTIPVHPAPPGREWWRSSVIYQIYPRSFRDLRGDGVGDLPGITAEIPALAELAIDAIWLSPFYKSPQKDAGYDVADYCSVDPIFGTLDDFDALVARAAEYGIRVIVDLVPNHCSDQHPLFQAALAAEPGTPARDMFIFRDGRGANGELPPNNWQSHFGGPAWTRVPNPDGTDGQWYLHLFDSSQPDFNWDNPAVREEFERILRFWLDRGVGGFRVDVAHALIKKSGLPDWGGTADGASSVGFPGSAAPMFGQAEIHDIFRSWRKLLDEYDGDRVLCAEANVDPVDRITDWVRSDEMQQAFNFAYLNHPWEPRELRRIIDSSLRAFDRVGAPTTWVLSNHDVVRHVSRFGLEANNLRSGDGIGPRDSQPDYLLGADRARAATMLMLGLPGGVYLYQGEELGLPDHTLLPDEFRQDPTYHRTAGLRVGRDGSRVPLPWRVNEPSFGFSSTGRSWLPQPGFWGRHSRDIERQDPFSPLNMYRSALSVRRGRGLGAGSLAWWPEHDDEGLVAFVNGNVLVAMNMGEAPVQLPELPVLAVSAPSALEGTRLRPNRTVWLQLD
- a CDS encoding DUF4032 domain-containing protein, coding for MTEPAGAQWLDEPTDWDQPGKLPRTRSSSTEKSLASLNITAASMDPALLDLPWDLPLEDWPKDNLAALPRGISRHVVRFARMGDSLIAIKETSEHVARQEYHMLRKLRRLNVPSVAPVAVISGRHDANGDELQPVLVTKHLRFSLPYRAVFSQTLREVTLTRLIDAQALLLVRLHLAGFYWGDVSLSNTLFRRDAGAFAAYLVDAETGELYPELSRGQREYDLEIARVNIAGELMDLAEGGLIEDSVDPLATSERIMDSYRNLWAELTEKESFELGERWRVNARIRRLNDLGFDVDELTIKSTADGSQVQLQPKVVDAGHHQRRLLGLTGLDAQENQARRLLNDMDSYRADNNPDLDEELSAHLWVTQVFEPIVKAVPRELGSKLEQAEVVHEVLEHRWYMSEKENRNVPMAEAVQSYMDTVLRHRRDEAAILLTADTRTMKILESGAGPDQMTDG